A single genomic interval of Dehalococcoidales bacterium harbors:
- the argH gene encoding argininosuccinate lyase: MSLIRSRFRKAANKLVAEYTVSTHFDWRLYPQDIAGSIAHARMLARQQIISEREAEAITEGLDAIREEIEQGKFQFKTELEDIHMNIESRLIEKIGEVGRKLHTARSRNDQVALDLRLFTREKLSETLDSLKDLQQAIVGLAEANKSIVMPGYTHLQPAQPVLLAHHLLAYFEMLQRDNDRFRDCLRRVDVMPLGSGAVAGVTYNVDRHFLARELGFSRISQNSMDAVSDRDFVLDYESAASLCMMHLSRLAEEIVLWSSHEFGFIELDEAYATGSSIMPQKKNPDIAELARGKTGRVYGRLTAMLVTMKALPLSYNRDLQEDKEGLFDTIDTLLSTLKVFTGMISAIKTSAKDTERALKRGYILATDLADYLVRKGESFRSAHGIVAGLVGYAERKGKSFSELDLNEYKEFSPLFEEDVRSISIMSSLTARDVIGGTAPEQVEQALAIAKKILNEAEY; the protein is encoded by the coding sequence ATGAGTCTTATTCGGAGCCGTTTTCGTAAAGCGGCCAATAAGCTGGTAGCAGAGTATACCGTCTCTACCCATTTTGATTGGCGATTGTACCCGCAGGATATTGCCGGCAGCATTGCTCATGCCAGGATGCTGGCCCGCCAGCAGATAATCTCGGAAAGAGAGGCTGAGGCTATTACGGAAGGCCTTGATGCTATCCGGGAGGAGATAGAGCAAGGCAAATTCCAATTCAAGACCGAACTTGAAGATATTCATATGAATATTGAATCCCGTCTCATCGAGAAGATAGGCGAAGTGGGCAGGAAACTGCACACGGCCCGGTCGCGAAATGACCAGGTAGCCCTCGACCTGCGTCTCTTCACCAGGGAAAAACTCTCAGAGACCCTGGACAGCCTGAAGGATTTGCAGCAGGCGATAGTCGGACTGGCCGAAGCCAATAAGAGCATAGTGATGCCGGGGTATACTCATTTACAACCGGCGCAGCCGGTGCTGTTAGCACATCACCTGCTGGCCTATTTTGAGATGCTTCAGCGGGATAACGACCGGTTTCGCGACTGTCTCAGGCGGGTTGATGTTATGCCTCTGGGGAGCGGCGCTGTCGCCGGCGTAACCTATAATGTGGACCGCCATTTTTTGGCCCGTGAGCTGGGTTTCAGCCGGATAAGTCAGAACAGTATGGATGCTGTTTCGGACCGGGACTTTGTCCTGGACTATGAATCGGCAGCCAGCCTTTGTATGATGCACCTTTCCCGTCTGGCGGAGGAAATTGTTCTGTGGTCTTCCCATGAGTTTGGCTTCATCGAACTTGATGAGGCTTATGCTACCGGTTCTAGTATAATGCCGCAAAAGAAGAATCCGGATATTGCTGAACTGGCCAGAGGGAAGACGGGACGGGTGTATGGCCGGCTTACTGCCATGCTGGTCACTATGAAGGCACTGCCCCTGTCCTACAACAGGGACTTGCAGGAGGATAAGGAGGGTCTTTTCGATACCATCGATACGCTGCTATCCACCCTTAAGGTATTTACCGGTATGATCAGTGCTATTAAGACCAGTGCGAAAGATACCGAACGGGCACTTAAGCGTGGCTATATCCTGGCGACCGACCTGGCTGACTACCTGGTCAGGAAAGGGGAATCTTTCCGCTCGGCGCACGGTATAGTAGCCGGACTGGTGGGCTATGCAGAGAGAAAGGGTAAGTCCTTCAGTGAGCTTGACTTAAACGAATACAAGGAGTTTTCGCCGCTGTTTGAAGAAGATGTCCGCTCTATTAGCATCATGTCTTCTCTGACAGCCAGGGATGTCATCGGCGGTACCGCCCCGGAACAGGTGGAGCAGGCACTGGCCATCGCTAAAAAGATACTGAACGAGGCCGAGTATTGA
- the rpe gene encoding ribulose-phosphate 3-epimerase codes for MKDIPKVKLAPSILSADFGRLGEQVAEASAAGADYIHVDVMDGHFVPNLTIGAPVVAAIRPWTKLPLDVHLMIEAPERQIKHFADAGADIITVHIETCPHIHRIVETVKGLGVRAGVSLNPATPLDMLDEILPEIDLVLVMTVNPGFGGQTLIKGTLDKIARLRNELDRRELTAELEVDGGINVETAPRVVKAGAVVLVAGAAVFNSPGEIKESLAAIRTSINQSLI; via the coding sequence TTGAAAGACATTCCTAAAGTCAAGCTTGCTCCGTCTATCCTCTCCGCCGATTTCGGCCGCCTTGGTGAACAGGTAGCCGAAGCCTCCGCTGCCGGGGCCGATTATATCCATGTTGACGTAATGGACGGGCACTTCGTACCTAATCTGACCATCGGGGCTCCGGTGGTAGCTGCTATCCGCCCCTGGACCAAACTCCCCCTGGACGTTCATCTCATGATCGAGGCACCCGAGCGGCAGATTAAGCACTTCGCCGACGCCGGAGCGGACATTATCACGGTTCACATTGAGACCTGCCCCCATATCCACCGTATCGTAGAAACAGTTAAGGGACTGGGGGTTAGAGCCGGGGTATCTCTTAACCCGGCTACACCGCTGGATATGCTTGACGAAATTCTTCCTGAGATCGACCTGGTTCTGGTGATGACGGTTAACCCCGGCTTCGGTGGACAGACCTTAATCAAAGGTACGCTGGATAAGATAGCCCGCCTGCGGAACGAGCTTGACCGTAGAGAATTAACGGCAGAACTGGAGGTGGATGGGGGTATCAATGTCGAGACAGCCCCCAGGGTAGTGAAAGCAGGGGCAGTGGTATTGGTAGCCGGAGCAGCAGTGTTTAACTCGCCAGGAGAGATTAAGGAATCCCTGGCAGCGATACGAACCAGCATCAACCAGAGCTTGATATGA